Part of the Thermoleophilia bacterium genome is shown below.
GAACTCGACCACGACGTCGGCGTCCGCGAGGATCTCGCTCAGCTCGACGCCCAGCGTGGGATCGGCCCGTCCGGTCAGCTCGAGGCCTTCGGCCTCTTCTATCGCGCCGCAGACGGTCGAACCCATGCGACCGGCCGCGCCGGCTACTCCGACCCGGATCACGCGCCCAGGGCCTCGCTCACCGGCGCCACGGCGGCCATGAAACGACTTTCGTCGCGACCGACGCAGGCGGTCGAAAGGCCCTCGCCCGCATACAGCTCGGCGGCGAGACCGTGCACGTCTTCAATCGATACCTGGTCGACTTCGTCGAGCATCTCGTCAATCGTAAGCAACGGCAGGTCGTGCAGCGAGGAACGGGCGATCCGTGACATGCGGGCGGCACTCGACTCACTGGAAAGGACGAGGCGGCCCTTGACGTGCTCCTTGGCCCGGCCGAGCTCGTCGGAAGAGACCGGCTCGGTCCGGATCTTCTCGATCTCGGTGCCGATGATCGCGCAGGCTTCTTCGATGTTTTCCTCGCGCGTGCCTACATAGATCGCGGCGACGCCGGTATCGGTGAACTGCTCCGAGTACGAACCGACCGAATAGGCCAGGCCGCGGTTCTCACGGACTTCGCGGAAAAGCCTCGAAGAGCTGGAGCCGCCGAAGATCGAATCGAGCACGGCCATCGCGAAGCGACGGTCGTCGGCCCGGTTGATGCCCGGGGCGCCGAAACAGACGTGGTACTGCTCGGTGTCCTTGACCGCGAACTCGCAGCTGCCTTCGGCCGAAGGGATCTGTGGAGTGATGTCGGCGACGTCGCCGGAGGTGGCCGGGTTCAGCTTCTCCGCCATGGCCACGATCGCGTCATGGTCGACGTTGCCGGCGGCGGCCACCACGATGTTCTCGGCGGCGTAACGCTGGCGGTGGTACTCGGCGATGTCCGGCACCGGGATGTTGGCGATCACGTCGGCCCGGCCGAGGATGCGCCGGCCCAGCGGGGTATCACCGAAGATCGCGTCCGAGAGGTAGTCGTGGACGCGGTCCGACGGCTCGTCTTCGTACATCGCGATCTCCTCGAGCACGACGTCGCGCTCGGAATCGATGTCGGGGAAGGTTGATTCGAGCAGCATCTCAGCAAGCAGACTGAAGACGTCGTCGGTGTGCTCGTCGAGGAACCTCGCGTGGAGGTGTGTTGTCTCCTTGCCGGTGGCGGCGTTGAACGAGGCACCGAGCCCGTCGAAGCGCTCCGAGATCTCGATCGCGCTGTAGTTGGGCGTGCCCTTGAAGAGCAGATGCTCAAGAAAGTGAGAGACCCCCGCCTGAGCGGGGGTCTCGTCACGCGATCCGGTTCGGACCCAGAGCCCGAGGGCAACCGAGCGCACCGAGGGAACTACCTCGGTGATGACCCGGATGCCTGATTCGGTCTCTGTCAGTTGAGCGGTATCGCTCATCTGCGATTGCCTAGCCGCGGGATTCGCGGTCGCCACGCTCGCGACGGCGGCGTCCGCCTTCGCGATCGCCTCCGCGGCCTCCGCCTCCTCCGCCGCCCTTGTTGGCGGAGAGTGCTGCGATTTCTTCCTTGGACTTGCCGGCGATGGCCGGGTCGTCGGTCATGCGCAGGCCGATGCGGCCGCGCTCACGATCGACTTCACCGACGGTGACGTCGATGACCTGTCCGGACTCGAGCACCTCTTCAACCGTCTCGACCCGGCCTCCGGGCTTGACGTTGGAGATGTGGAGCAGTCCGTCGGTGCCCTTGGTCAGCTCGACGAAGGCGCCGAAGGTGGTCGTCTTGACGACCTTGGCGGCCGGGTAACGATCGCCGATCTCGGCTTCTTTGGTCATGCCTTCGATGCGGGCCACGGCCTCTTCTACCTGGGAACCGGTCGGGGCGTAGATCCGGATCGTGCCGTCGTCTTCGACGTCGATGTCGGCCTCGAACTCCTCGCAGAGGGCGCGAATGGTCTCGCCGCCCTTGCCGATGACCGCGCCGATCTTCTCCTGATCGATCTTGATCGATTCGATCCGCGGAGCATGAGCCGAAAGCTGCTCGCGCGGTCCGTCGATCGCTTCGGCCATCTTGCCGAGGATGAAGAGACGACCCTTGCGGGCCTGCTCCAGCGCGTCAGTGAGGATGTCGAAGGTGACTCCGGTGATCTTGATGTCCATCTGGAGGGCGTTGATGCCGGTAGCGGTTCCGGCGACCTTGAAGTCCATGTCACCGAGGTGATCTTCAACTCCGGCGATGTCTGTCAGGACGATGTAATCGTCGCCTTCCTTGATCAGGCCCATGGCCACACCGGCGACGGGAGCGGTCACCGGGATACCGGCGGCCTGCATCGCCATCGACGAGGCGCAAACCGAGCCCATCGAGGAAGAACCATTGGACTCGAGCGTCTCGGAGA
Proteins encoded:
- a CDS encoding insulinase family protein; protein product: MSDTAQLTETESGIRVITEVVPSVRSVALGLWVRTGSRDETPAQAGVSHFLEHLLFKGTPNYSAIEISERFDGLGASFNAATGKETTHLHARFLDEHTDDVFSLLAEMLLESTFPDIDSERDVVLEEIAMYEDEPSDRVHDYLSDAIFGDTPLGRRILGRADVIANIPVPDIAEYHRQRYAAENIVVAAAGNVDHDAIVAMAEKLNPATSGDVADITPQIPSAEGSCEFAVKDTEQYHVCFGAPGINRADDRRFAMAVLDSIFGGSSSSRLFREVRENRGLAYSVGSYSEQFTDTGVAAIYVGTREENIEEACAIIGTEIEKIRTEPVSSDELGRAKEHVKGRLVLSSESSAARMSRIARSSLHDLPLLTIDEMLDEVDQVSIEDVHGLAAELYAGEGLSTACVGRDESRFMAAVAPVSEALGA